In Gordonia phthalatica, one genomic interval encodes:
- a CDS encoding Nramp family divalent metal transporter, translating to MLQRPRNGVIARSVGLLGPAFVASIAYVDPGNVAANITAGAKYGYLLVWVLVVANVMAVMVQYQSAKLGVVTGKTLTTTLGERLSRRSRLLFWMQAELVAGATDIAEVIGGAIALNLLFGLPLPVGGVIVGLVSMLLLALANPQRQRQFEHVIVGLLAVIVIGFLAGLVVSPPDAGGVLNGMVPRFDGTETVLLAASMLGATVMPHAIYLHSSLVIDRHGRPETERRTRRLLSATRVDVVVALVIAGAVNIALLVLAATSLYGREGTDSIEGAHAAVRDALGPVVATAFAVGLLASGIASTSVGSYAGGTIMNGLVRRQIPMLIRRSVTLVPAVLMLAIGVNPTMALVISQVVLSFGIPFAIIPLRRYTADKRLMGSFADNPWLRWGSAGAAVVIVALNVALIMLTVAGIGD from the coding sequence ATGTTGCAGCGGCCGCGAAATGGAGTGATCGCGCGAAGCGTAGGACTCCTGGGTCCCGCATTCGTGGCGTCGATCGCCTACGTGGATCCCGGCAACGTCGCCGCGAACATCACCGCCGGCGCCAAGTACGGCTACCTGCTGGTGTGGGTGCTGGTCGTCGCGAACGTGATGGCGGTGATGGTGCAGTACCAGTCGGCCAAACTCGGCGTCGTCACCGGAAAGACGCTGACGACGACGCTCGGCGAGAGGCTGTCGCGGCGCAGTCGGCTGCTCTTCTGGATGCAGGCCGAGCTCGTGGCGGGCGCGACCGACATCGCCGAGGTGATCGGTGGCGCCATCGCACTCAACCTGCTGTTCGGACTGCCGCTGCCGGTCGGCGGCGTGATCGTCGGCCTCGTCTCGATGCTGCTGTTGGCGCTGGCGAACCCGCAGCGACAACGTCAGTTCGAGCATGTGATCGTCGGGCTTCTGGCCGTCATCGTGATCGGCTTCCTCGCCGGCCTCGTCGTCAGTCCGCCCGACGCGGGCGGCGTGCTGAACGGGATGGTCCCGCGGTTCGACGGCACCGAGACCGTCCTCCTCGCGGCATCCATGCTCGGCGCCACCGTGATGCCGCACGCCATCTACCTGCATTCCTCACTGGTCATCGATCGGCACGGCCGCCCCGAGACCGAGCGGCGGACGCGACGACTCCTGTCCGCCACCCGCGTCGACGTGGTCGTCGCACTGGTGATCGCCGGAGCGGTCAACATCGCGCTGCTGGTCCTGGCCGCGACCAGCCTGTACGGCCGCGAGGGCACCGACAGCATCGAGGGAGCGCACGCGGCGGTCCGCGACGCACTCGGTCCGGTGGTGGCGACCGCCTTCGCGGTCGGCCTGCTGGCGTCCGGCATCGCGTCGACGTCGGTCGGCTCGTACGCGGGCGGGACCATCATGAACGGACTGGTGCGCAGGCAGATCCCGATGCTCATCCGACGATCGGTGACCCTGGTGCCCGCGGTGCTGATGCTCGCGATCGGAGTGAACCCGACGATGGCCCTGGTGATCTCGCAGGTGGTGCTGAGCTTCGGCATCCCGTTCGCGATCATTCCGCTGCGCCGCTACACCGCAGACAAGCGACTGATGGGTTCGTTCGCCGACAACCCGTGGCTGCGCTGGGGTTCGGCCGGCGCCGCGGTGGTGATCGTGGCCTTGAACGTCGCGTTGATCATGCTGACGGTGGCGGGTATCGGCGACTGA
- the cysD gene encoding sulfate adenylyltransferase subunit CysD: MTSPDGTGSVASAGTGRRYDLTTLEELEAESIHIFREVAATFEHPAMLFSGGKDSVVMFHLAQKAFWPAPVPFPLMHIDTGHNFDEVIEFRDRVVAETGVRLIVASVQDDIDAGRVVEQTGPGTSRNRLQTTTLLRGISENRFDAVFGGARRDEEKARAKERFFSFRDSFGAWDPRNQRPEVWNLYNGHCARGENIRVFPLSNWTELDIWNYIAQEGIELPSIYYAHDREVVPRDGMLLANTRFLETYPGETAHVERVRFRTVGDATCTGCVESDADTAEKVIAEVATTRVTERGATRADDRISEAGMEDRKKEGYF, from the coding sequence ATCACCTCACCGGACGGAACAGGCTCCGTCGCGTCGGCCGGGACCGGACGACGCTACGACCTGACCACCCTCGAAGAACTCGAAGCGGAGTCGATCCACATCTTCCGTGAGGTCGCCGCGACCTTCGAGCACCCGGCGATGCTGTTCTCCGGCGGCAAGGACTCGGTGGTCATGTTCCACCTGGCGCAGAAGGCCTTCTGGCCGGCGCCGGTTCCGTTCCCGCTGATGCACATCGACACCGGTCACAACTTCGACGAGGTCATCGAGTTCCGCGACCGCGTGGTCGCCGAGACCGGCGTCCGACTGATCGTCGCGAGCGTGCAGGACGACATCGACGCCGGCCGCGTCGTCGAACAGACCGGCCCCGGCACCTCGCGCAACCGCCTGCAGACCACCACGCTGCTGCGCGGCATCTCCGAGAACCGGTTCGACGCGGTCTTCGGCGGTGCTCGCCGGGATGAGGAGAAGGCGCGCGCCAAGGAACGCTTCTTCAGCTTCCGCGACTCCTTCGGCGCGTGGGATCCGCGGAACCAGCGGCCCGAGGTGTGGAATCTGTACAACGGCCACTGCGCGCGCGGCGAGAACATCCGCGTCTTCCCGCTCAGCAACTGGACCGAGCTCGACATCTGGAACTACATCGCGCAGGAGGGCATCGAGCTTCCGTCGATCTACTACGCGCACGACCGCGAGGTGGTCCCGCGCGACGGCATGCTGCTGGCGAACACCCGTTTCCTGGAGACCTACCCGGGGGAGACCGCGCACGTGGAACGCGTGCGCTTCCGGACCGTCGGCGACGCCACCTGCACAGGCTGCGTCGAGAGCGACGCCGACACTGCGGAGAAGGTGATCGCCGAGGTCGCGACCACTCGCGTCACCGAGCGCGGCGCCACCCGCGCCGACGACCGCATCTCCGAAGCAGGCATGGAAGACCGCAAGAAGGAGGGCTACTTCTGA
- a CDS encoding enoyl-CoA hydratase — protein sequence MSNAVIPPPLGPDDLGPDTSPIAYETNGAVAYVTLNRPDFRNAQNSVMTYSLDAAFRKAVDDADVKVIVLRGNGKHFSAGHDIGTPERDFNTFYPNVATLHWDHTRSDDQPLDSGQRLAREIEVYMGMCRRWREIPKPVIAQVHGACIAGGLMLAWAADFIVASDDAFFSDPVARMGIPGVEYFAHAYVLGARRAKEILFTGQRFTAAQALDWGMVNHVVPREELGAKVDEICAQMTEMPMQGLFLSKKAVNICEDQMGMRNAMDSVFGWHHYAHAANDADSGDSLGGMDARSMRDAAQKKGQA from the coding sequence ATGAGCAACGCCGTCATCCCTCCCCCGCTGGGGCCCGACGACCTCGGACCCGACACGTCGCCGATCGCCTATGAGACCAACGGCGCCGTCGCCTACGTGACCCTGAACCGTCCCGACTTCCGCAACGCGCAGAACTCGGTGATGACGTATTCGCTGGACGCGGCGTTCCGCAAGGCCGTCGACGACGCCGACGTCAAGGTGATCGTGCTGCGCGGCAACGGCAAGCACTTCTCCGCCGGCCACGACATCGGCACGCCCGAGCGCGACTTCAACACCTTCTACCCCAACGTCGCGACGCTGCACTGGGATCACACCCGCAGCGACGACCAGCCGCTCGACAGCGGGCAGCGCCTGGCCCGTGAGATCGAGGTCTACATGGGCATGTGCCGCCGGTGGCGGGAGATCCCGAAGCCGGTGATCGCGCAGGTGCACGGCGCGTGCATCGCGGGCGGCCTGATGCTGGCGTGGGCCGCGGACTTCATCGTCGCCTCCGACGACGCGTTCTTCTCCGATCCGGTGGCCCGCATGGGCATCCCGGGCGTCGAGTACTTCGCGCACGCCTACGTCCTCGGGGCCCGTCGCGCCAAGGAGATCCTGTTCACCGGCCAGCGGTTCACCGCCGCGCAGGCCCTGGACTGGGGCATGGTCAACCACGTCGTGCCGCGCGAGGAGCTGGGCGCCAAGGTCGACGAGATCTGCGCGCAGATGACCGAGATGCCGATGCAGGGCCTGTTCCTGAGCAAGAAGGCCGTCAACATCTGCGAAGACCAGATGGGCATGCGCAACGCCATGGACTCGGTCTTCGGCTGGCACCACTACGCGCACGCCGCGAACGACGCCGACTCCGGCGACTCGCTCGGCGGCATGGACGCGCGCAGCATGCGCGACGCCGCCCAGAAGAAGGGACAGGCCTGA
- a CDS encoding Fic family protein: MAYRTLKSIFHQHDRAGLVREERVRRNSPSAIHWDLLIGDSSAFMLVTREVAVLVERILTLEPRIRHHWDRLPGRAQSDYLAQMIVDEVQATNEIEQVRSTRKEIGEALEALRADAPIGGKRFTEMVRLYMGIGNADARAPQTLDDLRGVYDAVTAGEVGADAAPDSARFRTGPVTIESGTKVVHRGVVPESAIDEALTVMMSQTRDVEIPRLLRAVVAHFIFEFAHPFHDGNGRTGRYLLALDLREVLAPYSSLALSATIADNKDRYYRAFADAEEPLNRGDLTVFVTSILEIIAEAQHRLLTDLSDRAQKIEALNERIGDFVSDGPQDGLVFHSAIGNPFDLADIGDLLFILGQAWLFDVNRAIKLQSLVRTTGRSVQFIRPRVQSLVDVGLVEIVTQKPLRFRITRSGAEILGIGGQPG, from the coding sequence ATGGCCTACCGAACTCTGAAGTCGATCTTCCATCAGCATGATCGCGCTGGATTGGTTCGAGAGGAACGGGTTCGCAGAAACTCGCCCTCGGCCATCCACTGGGACCTTCTGATCGGTGACAGCTCGGCGTTCATGCTCGTCACCCGAGAAGTAGCCGTGCTGGTCGAACGGATCCTGACGCTCGAACCGAGGATCCGCCATCACTGGGATCGACTGCCGGGACGTGCACAATCCGACTATCTGGCTCAGATGATCGTCGACGAGGTTCAGGCCACCAACGAGATCGAACAGGTGCGGTCCACGCGCAAGGAGATCGGCGAGGCGCTGGAAGCCCTGCGTGCAGATGCGCCGATCGGAGGCAAGCGTTTCACGGAGATGGTTCGGCTCTACATGGGCATCGGGAACGCCGACGCGCGGGCACCGCAGACCCTCGACGACCTCCGAGGGGTGTATGACGCGGTGACAGCGGGTGAGGTCGGTGCGGATGCGGCTCCCGACAGTGCACGGTTTCGGACCGGGCCGGTGACCATCGAGTCGGGGACGAAGGTGGTCCATCGGGGAGTTGTTCCGGAGTCGGCGATCGACGAGGCGTTGACAGTGATGATGAGTCAGACACGGGACGTCGAGATTCCGCGGCTGCTCCGGGCCGTCGTCGCGCACTTCATCTTCGAGTTCGCGCATCCGTTCCACGACGGCAACGGCCGGACAGGTCGGTACCTGTTGGCGCTGGACCTTCGCGAGGTTCTGGCACCGTACTCGAGCTTGGCGTTGTCGGCGACGATCGCCGACAACAAGGATCGCTACTATCGGGCGTTCGCCGATGCCGAGGAGCCGTTGAATCGGGGAGACCTGACGGTCTTCGTGACGTCGATCTTGGAGATCATTGCGGAGGCCCAACACCGTCTGCTGACTGATCTTTCAGACCGGGCACAGAAGATCGAGGCGCTGAACGAGCGTATCGGTGACTTCGTGAGCGACGGCCCGCAAGACGGACTTGTATTCCACTCGGCGATCGGCAACCCGTTCGACCTGGCCGACATCGGTGATCTGCTGTTCATCCTGGGGCAGGCGTGGCTCTTCGACGTCAACCGGGCCATCAAACTGCAGTCGCTGGTGCGAACGACGGGGCGGTCGGTGCAGTTCATCAGGCCGCGAGTCCAGTCGCTGGTCGACGTGGGCCTCGTGGAGATCGTGACCCAGAAGCCGCTTCGATTCCGGATCACCCGCAGCGGCGCTGAGATCCTCGGGATCGGCGGGCAACCCGGCTGA
- a CDS encoding acyl-CoA dehydrogenase produces MDFLLNDIHTDLRDTVAAIGEKAGGSAVARAWSEGDHAPALTVYRQLAEAGITGLIVDDALGGSGAGATEMVVAAEQIGRIALPGPVAETLAAVPTALAAAGASDALEALLGGRPATLAAAATGYRAAAPADADVYLLRDGTLSSASVVAEHASVDPTRTVADVEAGAALGSADESAVAQLGALATAAQLIGLGSAMLDLASDYAKARKQFNRAIGSYQAVKHHLADVAIAVEMARPLVHGAAVGLDGNAPEGTNVARDVSAAKVAAADAAYLASRRSLQVLGAIGYTAEHDLSLYLTKTRALVSAWGTPAQHRALILETL; encoded by the coding sequence ATGGACTTCCTCCTCAACGACATCCACACCGACCTGCGCGACACCGTCGCCGCGATCGGCGAGAAGGCCGGCGGCAGCGCCGTCGCCCGTGCCTGGTCGGAGGGCGACCACGCCCCCGCCCTGACCGTCTACCGACAGCTCGCCGAGGCCGGCATCACCGGCCTGATCGTCGACGACGCGCTCGGCGGCTCCGGAGCGGGTGCCACCGAGATGGTGGTCGCGGCCGAGCAGATCGGACGCATCGCGCTGCCCGGTCCGGTCGCCGAGACCCTCGCCGCCGTCCCGACCGCGCTCGCGGCAGCCGGTGCCTCCGACGCCCTCGAAGCGCTGCTCGGCGGTCGTCCCGCCACCCTCGCGGCCGCGGCGACCGGCTACCGCGCGGCCGCCCCGGCCGACGCCGACGTCTACCTGCTGCGCGACGGCACGCTGAGCTCCGCGTCCGTCGTCGCCGAGCACGCCTCGGTGGATCCGACGCGCACCGTCGCCGACGTCGAGGCGGGCGCAGCGCTCGGCTCGGCCGACGAGTCGGCCGTCGCCCAGCTCGGCGCGCTCGCCACCGCGGCGCAGCTCATCGGTCTGGGTTCGGCGATGCTCGACCTCGCGTCCGACTACGCCAAGGCCCGCAAGCAGTTCAACCGCGCCATCGGCTCCTACCAGGCGGTGAAGCACCACCTGGCCGACGTCGCGATCGCCGTCGAGATGGCGCGACCGCTGGTGCACGGCGCGGCCGTCGGATTGGACGGGAACGCTCCGGAGGGCACGAACGTCGCGCGCGACGTGTCCGCCGCGAAGGTCGCCGCTGCGGATGCCGCCTACCTGGCGTCGCGCCGCAGCCTGCAGGTGCTGGGCGCGATCGGCTACACCGCCGAGCACGACCTCTCGCTGTACCTGACCAAGACGCGCGCGCTCGTCTCGGCGTGGGGCACCCCCGCCCAGCATCGCGCCCTGATCCTGGAGACGCTGTGA
- a CDS encoding acyl-CoA dehydrogenase family protein, with translation MSTPETISAEDRAALAESIRDVLRRRSDSAAVRAATRTEGRIDRPLWETLCTEIGVAALAVPEEFDGAGATLAETALAVEEVGGTLSPVPVFSSAVLAVGAVLAAGDDEASARLLPDLASGEKIGGLCWAGNPGWTAPGVTAEAGLLRGTAEYVLDGDSADVFLVIAGRPDNPDAHTLHEVDAHAEGVTVTPLPVLDPTRALARVTFDEVPATTIASAPDIAERIRTLAWAMLSAEQVGGAARALALTVEYTSARKQFGRTLASFQALKHAMADMYVKVEAMRSMSAAAIDALVTGRDDAAELAAAAHVYCSENYMAVTGEAIQLHGGIGITWEHDIGLYFKRAQADAQLFGQPHDALARVVV, from the coding sequence GTGAGCACGCCGGAGACCATCAGCGCCGAAGACCGTGCGGCCCTGGCGGAGTCGATTCGCGACGTGCTGAGGCGTCGCAGTGACTCGGCCGCGGTGCGCGCCGCGACCCGTACGGAAGGTCGTATCGATCGGCCGCTGTGGGAGACGCTCTGCACCGAGATCGGCGTCGCCGCGCTCGCCGTCCCCGAGGAGTTCGACGGCGCGGGCGCGACCCTCGCCGAGACCGCGTTGGCCGTCGAAGAGGTCGGCGGCACGCTGTCTCCGGTGCCGGTGTTCTCGTCGGCCGTCCTCGCTGTCGGTGCCGTCCTGGCCGCCGGCGACGACGAGGCCTCTGCACGACTGCTCCCCGACCTCGCGTCGGGCGAGAAGATCGGCGGTCTCTGCTGGGCCGGCAATCCCGGCTGGACCGCACCGGGCGTCACCGCCGAGGCCGGGCTGTTGCGCGGCACCGCCGAGTACGTGCTCGACGGTGACTCCGCCGACGTCTTCCTGGTGATCGCCGGGCGTCCGGACAACCCCGACGCGCACACCCTGCACGAGGTGGACGCACACGCCGAGGGCGTCACCGTCACCCCGCTGCCGGTCCTCGATCCGACCCGTGCGCTGGCGCGCGTGACGTTCGACGAGGTGCCCGCCACGACCATCGCGTCCGCCCCGGACATCGCCGAGCGCATCCGCACGCTCGCGTGGGCCATGCTGTCGGCCGAGCAGGTCGGCGGAGCGGCCCGCGCCCTGGCGCTCACCGTCGAGTACACCTCGGCGCGCAAGCAGTTCGGGCGCACGCTGGCGTCGTTCCAAGCGCTCAAGCACGCGATGGCCGACATGTACGTGAAGGTGGAGGCCATGCGGTCGATGTCGGCAGCGGCGATCGACGCCCTGGTGACGGGTCGCGACGACGCCGCCGAGTTGGCGGCCGCCGCCCACGTCTACTGCTCCGAGAACTACATGGCGGTGACCGGCGAGGCGATTCAACTGCACGGCGGCATCGGCATCACCTGGGAGCACGACATCGGCCTGTACTTCAAGCGCGCCCAGGCCGACGCCCAGCTCTTCGGCCAGCCGCACGACGCGCTCGCGCGGGTGGTCGTGTAG
- a CDS encoding cupin domain-containing protein, with protein sequence MSDATPSPRAKPVAEDAIPQVLGNTAERTRAEVETTEVAWKLDFPDRGLDSNLIRLAPGRSIGTHRGGEVDVLVHILVGSGTVGTEADDVAVTAGDLLWLPHHSLRSFTAGPDGLSYLTVHSHREPSLTIEPFNPNR encoded by the coding sequence ATGTCCGACGCCACCCCGAGCCCGCGAGCGAAACCCGTTGCCGAGGACGCGATTCCGCAAGTCCTCGGCAACACCGCGGAACGGACGCGGGCCGAGGTCGAGACCACCGAGGTCGCCTGGAAGCTCGACTTCCCCGACCGCGGGCTCGACTCCAACCTGATCCGACTGGCGCCGGGCCGTTCCATCGGCACCCATCGCGGCGGCGAGGTGGACGTCCTGGTCCACATCCTCGTCGGCTCGGGCACGGTCGGCACCGAGGCAGACGACGTCGCGGTGACCGCGGGCGATCTGCTGTGGCTGCCGCACCATTCGCTGCGGTCGTTCACCGCGGGCCCCGACGGCCTCAGCTACCTGACGGTTCACTCCCATCGCGAGCCGTCGCTCACCATCGAACCCTTCAACCCGAATCGATGA
- a CDS encoding acyl-CoA dehydrogenase family protein translates to MDLLFDDAAQAFRAEIRAWLAEHVPAEPLPSMDTAEGFEAHRKWEAEMAADRMSVVSWPVEFGGRDEPLLHWLIFEEEYYRSGAPGRVSQNGIFLLAPTLFEHASPEQLARIMPQMARSEVIWGQAWSEPEAGSDLASLRSTATRTEGGWLLNGQKTWSSRSSFADWGFGLFRTDPEAQRHRGITYFMFDLKAEGVTVRPIAQLDGEAGFAELFLENVFVPDDPADPANSGVIGDVNNGWKVAMSTAANERGLSLRSPGRFLAATDRLVKLWKSAGDLPSTAATDKGVADAWIGARAYELSTYQTVSRLAAGGQLGMESSINKVFWSQWDIAAHETALDLQGVDAELDDPWMDGYLFSLSGPIYAGTNEIQRNVIAERLLGLPRGDR, encoded by the coding sequence ATGGATCTGTTGTTCGACGACGCCGCACAGGCGTTCCGCGCGGAGATCCGCGCCTGGTTGGCCGAGCACGTCCCGGCCGAGCCGCTTCCCTCCATGGACACCGCGGAAGGCTTTGAGGCCCACCGCAAGTGGGAGGCCGAGATGGCCGCCGACCGCATGTCCGTGGTGAGCTGGCCAGTGGAGTTCGGCGGCCGCGACGAGCCGCTGCTGCACTGGCTGATCTTCGAGGAGGAGTACTACCGCTCGGGTGCGCCCGGGCGCGTGAGCCAGAACGGCATCTTCCTCCTCGCACCGACTCTGTTCGAGCACGCGAGCCCCGAGCAGCTGGCCCGGATCATGCCGCAGATGGCGCGGTCGGAGGTCATCTGGGGCCAGGCGTGGAGCGAGCCCGAGGCAGGCTCCGACCTCGCGTCGCTCCGATCCACCGCCACCCGCACCGAGGGCGGCTGGCTCCTCAACGGACAGAAGACCTGGAGCTCGCGCTCCAGCTTCGCCGATTGGGGCTTCGGGCTGTTCCGGACCGACCCCGAGGCGCAGCGGCACCGCGGGATCACGTACTTCATGTTCGATTTGAAGGCCGAGGGCGTGACCGTCCGCCCGATCGCCCAGCTCGACGGCGAGGCCGGCTTCGCGGAGCTGTTCCTGGAGAACGTCTTCGTGCCCGACGACCCCGCCGACCCGGCGAACTCCGGTGTCATCGGGGACGTCAACAACGGCTGGAAGGTCGCGATGAGCACCGCGGCGAACGAGCGCGGCCTCTCGCTGCGCTCCCCCGGCCGATTCCTCGCCGCCACCGACCGCCTGGTGAAGCTGTGGAAGTCAGCAGGCGACCTGCCGTCGACCGCCGCCACCGACAAGGGCGTCGCCGACGCCTGGATCGGCGCCCGCGCCTACGAACTCTCGACGTACCAGACGGTCAGCCGCCTGGCCGCCGGCGGACAGCTGGGCATGGAGTCGTCGATCAACAAGGTGTTCTGGTCGCAGTGGGACATCGCCGCCCACGAGACCGCCCTCGACCTGCAGGGCGTCGACGCCGAGCTCGACGATCCCTGGATGGACGGCTACCTCTTCTCACTGTCCGGCCCGATCTACGCGGGCACCAACGAGATTCAGCGCAACGTGATCGCCGAGCGACTGCTCGGCCTGCCCCGCGGAGACCGATAG
- the fdxA gene encoding ferredoxin → MTYVIAQPCVDVMDRACVEECPVDCIYEGGRSLYIHPDECVDCGACEPVCPVEAIFYEDDLPDEWVPYATDNADFFQKVLPGRDAPLGSPGGAMKIGPTGVDAPLVASQPPQGEN, encoded by the coding sequence ATGACCTATGTGATCGCCCAGCCCTGCGTCGACGTGATGGACCGCGCCTGCGTGGAGGAATGCCCCGTCGACTGCATCTACGAGGGCGGACGCAGCCTGTACATTCATCCCGACGAGTGCGTCGACTGCGGCGCCTGCGAACCCGTCTGCCCGGTCGAAGCCATCTTCTACGAGGACGACCTCCCGGACGAATGGGTTCCCTACGCCACCGACAACGCCGACTTCTTCCAGAAGGTGCTTCCCGGCCGTGACGCCCCGCTCGGTTCGCCCGGCGGCGCCATGAAGATCGGTCCGACCGGCGTCGACGCCCCGCTCGTCGCCTCGCAGCCGCCGCAGGGCGAGAACTGA
- a CDS encoding helix-turn-helix transcriptional regulator, with product MRSTILDALRAAGAAMTVAELSAACDIPATTVRFHLRGLEGDGLVLAETAEQSGRGRPRLLYRARPAMDPSGPRNYELLAGVLVKALAALPGAEQQAAEAGWTWGRERATASADPTDDLVTVLDEFGFAPEKACDGIRLNRCPFLELARERPGITCAVHRGIMQGVLSTHSTDVALAGLDAFVDGDHCFASLTEGDHP from the coding sequence ATGCGTTCGACGATCCTCGACGCCCTCCGCGCCGCCGGAGCTGCGATGACCGTCGCCGAGTTGTCCGCCGCGTGCGACATCCCGGCGACCACCGTCCGGTTCCATCTGCGCGGTCTGGAGGGCGACGGGCTCGTCCTCGCCGAGACTGCCGAGCAGTCCGGTCGCGGTCGTCCCCGACTGCTGTACCGGGCCCGTCCGGCCATGGATCCGTCGGGCCCGCGGAACTACGAACTCCTCGCGGGCGTGCTGGTGAAGGCCCTGGCCGCACTGCCGGGTGCGGAACAGCAGGCCGCGGAGGCCGGGTGGACGTGGGGTCGCGAGCGGGCCACCGCGTCCGCCGATCCGACCGACGATCTGGTGACCGTGCTCGACGAGTTCGGCTTCGCTCCCGAGAAGGCGTGCGACGGCATCCGATTGAACCGCTGCCCCTTCCTCGAGCTGGCCCGCGAGCGCCCCGGCATCACGTGTGCGGTCCATCGAGGCATCATGCAAGGGGTGCTGTCGACCCACAGCACCGACGTGGCACTGGCCGGACTCGACGCCTTCGTCGACGGCGACCACTGCTTCGCCTCGCTGACCGAAGGAGACCATCCGTGA
- a CDS encoding IclR family transcriptional regulator, translated as MTVTVSDDGTERQSSPPTRRVVQVMSLLVEHADTGLTLADIVRSTGIPRGTAHAVATQLCDLGWLTRRPDNSFTLGLSFLATSRRAARIDIVATAAAPALQALVDATGTPAFLAQRDGDAVTVTDHAGPPSTVVSTPVRRMALRPPLCREFVAWADASTRDTWLAGAPDDQRPRLTAALDAIRERGYSIERITDDHRAIIDALNGLAGAPSGLRARMADLVSELSAIDYLPDELVGEVGAVSIGAPIFDGDGAVVAALVSRPDRTMPAAELSTLGETVQRFAARASTELGAPTVI; from the coding sequence ATGACAGTCACGGTAAGCGACGACGGGACGGAGCGTCAATCCTCCCCGCCCACGCGTCGCGTGGTGCAGGTGATGTCGCTGCTCGTCGAGCACGCCGACACCGGCCTCACCCTCGCCGACATCGTGCGGTCGACAGGCATCCCGCGAGGCACCGCCCACGCCGTCGCGACACAACTGTGCGACCTCGGCTGGCTGACCCGTCGCCCGGACAATTCTTTCACCCTCGGGCTGTCGTTTCTGGCGACGAGCCGACGTGCCGCCCGGATCGACATCGTGGCCACTGCCGCAGCCCCCGCCCTGCAGGCACTGGTCGACGCGACCGGCACTCCCGCCTTCCTGGCCCAGCGCGACGGCGACGCCGTCACGGTCACCGATCATGCCGGTCCACCGTCGACCGTCGTGTCGACCCCGGTTCGACGAATGGCGCTACGACCGCCGTTGTGCCGCGAGTTCGTCGCCTGGGCCGATGCCTCGACCCGCGACACCTGGCTGGCCGGCGCGCCCGACGACCAACGACCCCGCCTGACCGCCGCGCTCGACGCGATCCGCGAGCGCGGCTACTCCATCGAGCGAATCACCGACGACCACCGCGCCATCATCGACGCCCTCAACGGCCTGGCCGGGGCGCCGTCCGGGCTGCGCGCCCGGATGGCCGACCTGGTCTCCGAACTGTCGGCCATCGACTACCTCCCCGACGAGTTGGTCGGAGAGGTCGGCGCGGTCAGCATCGGCGCCCCGATCTTCGACGGAGACGGCGCGGTGGTCGCCGCACTGGTCTCACGACCGGACCGGACGATGCCGGCTGCCGAACTGTCCACTCTGGGCGAGACCGTGCAGCGTTTCGCCGCGCGCGCATCGACGGAACTCGGTGCGCCGACCGTCATTTGA